The Spirochaetae bacterium HGW-Spirochaetae-1 DNA segment GGGCTTTGTCACAACACCCACTACGAGGGCATTCTGTGCCTTGGCTATTTCAGCCACGATGGGGGCTGCCCCGGTACCGGTGCCGCCGCCCATGCCCGCGGTGATGAACACCATGTCGGCCCCCTTCAGTGCCTTTTCCAGCTTGTCCCTGTCCTCATTGGCTGCCTCACGTCCTATATCGGGATCGGCGCCGGCCCCGAGTCCACGCGTGAGCTTTTGTCCCAGCTGTATCTTGCTGGGTGCCAGGCTGTCGCGGAGCTGCTGAGCATCGGTGTTGGCCACGATAAATTCAACACCGTCCATGCCTGTAGCTATCATCCTGTTTACCGCGTTGGTCCCGGCACCGCCCACACCTATTACCTTGATGATAGTGTTTAGTGGTCTTTCCTCTTCTAGCTTAAACATGTCTCCTCCCCCATGTCCCCTTTGTTATGTCGCATAATAAAATATTATGTCGCATTAGGCAAGAAAAAAACCATTTTCGTATTAATTTTTATGCAAAAAAGACTTTATGTTATTATTAAAATTAATTAATATATACAGCTGATTTTGCATTAATAATACCTGTTTTTGCCCCATTAATATATACAATAATCAATTTACTGTTGCATTAATCACAAAAAATAGAGCAATCGGTCATATCAAATCTTCCCCGAAAAGGGGAAATACCACTCAATGTCTATGCAAATTTATATTTACAGATATTCCTCAAACCACTGCTTCATTTTGTTTATCAATGATCCCTTTTTCTTCTCAAAACGTGGTTTTCCTCTGAACTGGTTCATGCGTATTCCATACTTGAGAAGACCCACGCCATTGGCATACTGGGGAGTGGCCACGACATCCTTGAGACCCACGATATCCCGCGGCGTGCCGATGCGAACCGGCATATTAAAGACACGCTCTCCGGCCTCGATGCATCCATCCATCATGCAACCTCCCCCGGTAAGTACCACGCCCGCCGCCATCATATCCTTCTTGCCGCTCTTCACCAGTTCAAGCTCCACCATCTCCATGATCTCCGTCATGCGCGGTTCGATTATCTGCGTCAGTTCCTGCCGGAATAGCCGCCGCGGTGCACGTCCTCCCACTGAGGGAACCTCCACCATTTCCGAAGCATCCACCAGGTCCAGAACAGCGCATCCGTATTTCCTTTTTATCATCTCGGCCGATTCAAGGGGCGTGCGCAGGCCGATGGATATGTCATTGGTCACGTATATTCCGCCCACGGAAAGCACCGAGGTGTAGGAAACGCCCCCCTCCATGTAGATCACAATGTCCGTGGTTCCGCCGCCGATATCCACCAGTGCCACGCCAAGTTCCTTCTCATCCCTGCTGATAACGGCATCGGCCGAGGCAAGAGGGTTGAAAACGATGTCCTGGTAGGAAAACCCTGCCTTTTCCACGGCCTTCATCATATTCTGAATGCTGGCAATGGCCCCGGTTATGATATGAACCTCGGCCTCGAGGCGGACACCGCTCATGCCGATGGGGTCCTTGATGCCCGTCTGGTCATCGACGGAAAACTCCCGCGACAACACGTGCATGATCTCCCTGTCCACGGGAATTACAACGGCCTGGGCCGCTTCCACTACTCGTTTCACTTCTGTATGTGATATGGTCCTGCTCCGATTTGTGATGGCCACGACTCCGCGGGAATTCTGTCCCTTCACATGCTGGCCGCTTATCCCCACATAG contains these protein-coding regions:
- the ftsA gene encoding cell division protein FtsA, whose amino-acid sequence is MEEIIVGLDIGTTKTCAVIGRLDENNQIEVAGVGVAPSTGLKNGIIVNIDNTAASIQKAIEDAELMAGYEVSTVYVGISGQHVKGQNSRGVVAITNRSRTISHTEVKRVVEAAQAVVIPVDREIMHVLSREFSVDDQTGIKDPIGMSGVRLEAEVHIITGAIASIQNMMKAVEKAGFSYQDIVFNPLASADAVISRDEKELGVALVDIGGGTTDIVIYMEGGVSYTSVLSVGGIYVTNDISIGLRTPLESAEMIKRKYGCAVLDLVDASEMVEVPSVGGRAPRRLFRQELTQIIEPRMTEIMEMVELELVKSGKKDMMAAGVVLTGGGCMMDGCIEAGERVFNMPVRIGTPRDIVGLKDVVATPQYANGVGLLKYGIRMNQFRGKPRFEKKKGSLINKMKQWFEEYL